One genomic window of Halictus rubicundus isolate RS-2024b chromosome 12, iyHalRubi1_principal, whole genome shotgun sequence includes the following:
- the E(bx) gene encoding nucleosome-remodeling factor subunit NURF301 E(bx) isoform X2: MTGRGSKRRGRPPKSVVMERPKKFQYHLMKKPKYLQNKGSETPNSQPSTPTPSRPSSPVESEESRRSTRTRKSRGPRERHSRKGGHSGSGVYHRRGYNTNVDYNDSEYHYGSDFGDESSEKSEVEEDPLQSDVESSESIEEPDPSSDSDFSLSSYSTTSGTPRKTLLSQQRPPSPEPLWLQNRELPSLVLPKSSDDLLVPKEYVMPSLSIYEVLRHFRTLVRLSAFRFEDFCAALICEDQTNLLAEIHTMLIKALLREEDSQQTHFGPLDQKDSVNVSLYFVDPMSWPEVLRSYVESDKCFDENILHILSTCEYPFTSIEDRLKVLQFLTDQFLITNPVREDLLHEGNMHYDDHCRVCHRLGDLLCCETCPAVFHLECVEPPLVDVPTEDWQCSTCKAHKVTGVADCIPDVEKNGSLCRQEHLGFDRHGRKYWFLARRVFVESDDGEVWYYSTPLQLDELLLTLDRTEMEVALYRELSDYKDEIVRQMELTESITNQFKGNKKSYLEVENSLILKLQKERQEKQEKEEEDKKEKQRQEAEDMVRRIHEGSDSLEAQLAAVTDQEAKPAEESSTRENAPETVAENVEVDSVDADVDAANKNVKMSTSSSEEIDEEALEGEEGISKIGKDGKKHTIVTRSKTGSLQPRTFNMDDLKRRTGTQISKEELEKLDKSLKEEGDGTRLTRQKAHQIASGTHLFKLGMDNTFKSYVNQYSTNPIALNKAQRNEERDKKRHLSHKFSLTQASEFKWVGSLTGTRALLVSTLRQTILQLESSIQAPYMHTNWPLLRKPWTTAVGACINPRDFARALIVLQACIKSVVFASVWHDQLGHVKLQRVTALEREEKKRQDKKDKKEREDEEERNRLFNFVKYTLGLKHQVWKQKGEEYRIHGQGGWLWVSASRRYKLSDMTKLGLRMGPQKIMVQIRDQEGLKILALDPPTYEFLIKEYCPSKKEENVEVKVKQEIKEEETSKDAMDTSVKQECKAENVKSEPTEKNNAETTTKSDDADSKTDSQSVKQETKMNLSFLAGIKIEKVFTPIKEFEEIDITKALTTNGRLHYPKIAKKIRIDDFLARRTHLKLLEERRLLQTEKSKEQQNQPASQKTEGESEVDIENNEESDTDGGEHTLQSILTGKQPSKTISTSAREMLAVIGKRIQHVKAQYANIMRLTKNSTCYSRYCNMTTPPGKIGSTTQSLTSTCYSPICLQKARLKRDLITLLRKANALNNNQSSTALVVNTSAAQAQQSGIKTEGTDESKEAIKKDLESAVALATHCKEETPATNVVRDIASPPAKRIKVESNQKADNNGNSENVDVVMTTTSNVVTTTTVTTTQQTVKTVDGVVQSMKENTTSKNSVTFSSEVKTSTGQKTTIVNRRGRTVQRSTVAKELNADGTERVYSAVSTEGKIYLKKVSISLADRKKKRTPVKYPLCSTFCTKNKHRSILLLPQHELRKLARVGGRMPVQGFHHVAKANMSVWPYPCPRPLFKTCWLYRTVGIKSLSAAALQLRILWGCLRWDDMAAKPLSTDGKHQITTDTEIMSLEILKHRHVGQFLDKTQYLRRKVVIPLELPKQVREVTSIRSGLRKRKRPESPQSTEPQVTEEWVDEDKLELWEIKQYGDRLEKANAQIITRSRSGQPQSAGAGSNRNSGSTVGLGDQLVSGKATPEEIKEKMEQQLRMQRAAHQQKRALETLKSPANSATATQLVKVTTNSAHDGTVKLVSKVAIPANPNSGTKSQLTSLLTTPTQNKTFIGTRRIYMTKSADGTTKVVSGPTSILPKTQLQSGNQQSLIKVSGQAAPVQQIQQKVQILRGPDGKLQVRGLMPGQQLVQMPDGKLHVLNTGQAIATTPAQSTANSSTTQTKPATTTSGTKAAATPNATASKASPAKAAANSTQQLQAAQQPQPGAQRPATTVAIATPTQATKNAIVVANTGQLVQGAQVLSSSGQVISGNQIVVTNANLAQQLATGKAQLTTIGGHQVVIRSTPTGNQIVHLNSANSSIIVKNTVTPNKQQVPALQTTQTTTATTTGTQSTETTNTTVGSNATTNASATNTTASNQASTAPAPGSVEASLLAGQPPGTVIKCVTAQVIQTTQGPRIVLQGLQGADFTPQQLAMVQQQVKQQLLKAQATTGKQGVLGPTKIYLAVQPAPNSQQALQSSQSSTTVNTPAAPATKSQTAQQSTVSPPAATEPQTGTESIPELPATTEKPKVVVQQVGQPSVPADEESQKTSVANGQQPLQTMKEGSDSSGNKFILTPDYIQQTIKNALKQENLNPEIEEKLLQLQRYQEKQMKGSVENSIATNQSHTTPTVTTPRVPSRKRPATSNIPTTTTPTNTQSLTNDQDGEWETPRKKLAIKQENRETPKVLKVETTETESTPKNRAAKLKDSQELRRKQQVHSRMQVLLFRHKELLKKDILKKRALLEKELQIDIQDLSAELASRTKAERHKQDEVKVGSAKRKANAQVAQQVSPPNRGGRPRKYKAQGSSNTPPGASTASATNRIKKEKLYCLCRTPYDETKFYVGCDLCNNWFHGDCVGITEEMCKTLSEFVCTECRHARDTQELYCLCKQPYDESQFYICCDKCQDWFHGRCVGILQSEAENIDEYVCPNCQRNSSVNFANMKNLNAKDLDLLKKLIKQIQAHKSAWPFMEPVDPNEAPDYYKVIKEPMDLQTIELRINDRSYKKLSEFIGDMTKIFDNCRYYNPKESPFFKCAESLETYFVHKIKSLREKFSEGK; the protein is encoded by the exons ATGACGGGGAGAGGGTCGAAGAGACGGGGCCGACCCCCCAAGTCGGTGGTCATGGAAAGGCCGAAAAAGTTTCAGTATCATCTGATGAAGAAGCCAAAGTATCTGCAAAACAAGGGTTCGGAAACGCCAAACTCACAGCCGAGTACGCCAACACCGTCGAGGCCGTCGTCACCGGTTGAGAGCGAGGAGAGCAGACGAAGCACCAGAACTCGAAAATCACGGGGACCCAGAGAAAGACATTCGCGCAAGGGTGGCCACTCAGGTTCTGGAGTATATCACCGCCGAGGTTACAATACTAATGTTGACTACAACGATTCCGAGTACCATTACGGATCGGACTTCGGCGACGAGTCCAGCGAGAAGAGCGAAGTGGAAGAGGACCCCCTGCAAAGCGATGTAGAGTCATCGGAAAGTATAGAAGAACCTGATCCGTCGAGTGACAGTGACTTTTCCCTCTCTAGTTATAGCACCACCAGTGGCACTCCCCGTAAAACGTTGCTCAGTCAACAGAGGCCTCCTAGCCCTGAACCGCTATGGCTCCAGAACAGGGAACTGCCGTCGTTGGTACTACCTAAATCTTCGGATGACCTATTAGTCCCTAAGGAATACGTTATGCCGTCTTTATCGATCTACGAAGTGTTGAGACACTTTCGTACTCTGGTACGCTTATCGGCCTTTAGGTTCGAGGATTTCTGTGCTGCCCTTATTTGCGAGGATCAAACCAACTTACTGGCGGAGATACATACGATGCTCATCAAAGCTCTCCTTAGGGAAGAGGATTCACAGCAGACACACTTCGGTCCTCTCGATCAGAAAGACTCTGTGAATGTTAGTTTATATTTTGTGGATCCGATGTCTTGGCCAGAAGTGCTACGCTCTTACGTAGAAAGCGACAAGTGCTTCGACGAGAATATTCTACATATATTATCGACTTGCGAATATCCGTTCACTTCTATCGAGGACAGACTCAAGGTGCTCCAGTTTTTAACAGATCAGTTTTTAATTACGAATCCTGTAAGAGAAGATCTGCTGCACGAAG GAAATATGCATTACGATGATCACTGCAGAGTTTGCCATCGGTTGGGCGATTTGCTATGTTGTGAAACCTGCCCAGCTGTATTTCACTTAGAGTGCGTCGAACCTCCGTTAGTCGATGTTCCTACAGAGGACTGGCAGTGTAGTACATGTAAAGCTCATAAAGTGACTGGTGTTGCGGATTGTATACCTGATGTTGAGAAGAACGGTTCGCTATGCCGTCAGGAACATTTAGGATTTGACAGACATGGCAGGAAATATTGGTTTCTTGCTAGAAGAGTTTTTGT TGAAAGTGACGACGGTGAGGTTTGGTATTATAGCACACCTTTGCAATTAGACGAATTGTTACTGACATTAGATCGTACTGAAATGGAAGTTGCGCTGTACCGTGAATTATCAGATTACAAAGACGAAATTGTACGACAAATGGAACTTACAGAATCAATTACTAATCAATTTAAGGGTAACAAGAAGTCGTACCTAGAAGTAGAAAATA GTCTCatattaaaattgcaaaaagaaCGGCAAGAGAagcaagagaaagaagaagaagataagaAAGAGAAGCAAAGACAAGAGGCTGAAGATATGGTACGCAGAATACACGAAGGTTCGGATTCTCTTGAAGCACAGTTGGCTGCCGTAACAGATCAAGAAGCGAAGCCAGCCGAGGAGTCGTCTACGAGAGAAAATGCTCCCGAGACAGTAGCAGAAAATGTAGAAGTAGATAGTGTAGATGCTGATGTAGATGCAGCGAATAAAAATGTGAAGATGTCTACATCATCCTCTGAAGAGATTGACGAAGAAGCTTTGGAAGGTGAAGAGGGTATTTCGAAAATTGGTAAAGACG GTAAGAAGCACACAATCGTAACAAGATCAAAAACAGGGTCTTTACAGCCCAGAACATTCAACATGGACGATTTGAAGAGACGCACCGGTACACAAATATCGAAAGAAGAGTTGGAAAAGTTGGATAAAAGTTTGAAGGAAGAGGGAGACGGTACACGATTGACAAGGCAGAAAGCCCACCAAATAGCTTCTGGTACTCACCTCTTCAAGCTGGGAATGGACAACACCTTCAAATCGTACGTGAATCAGTACAGCACGAACCCTATCGCTCTGAATAAAGCCCAGCGCAACGAGGAACGCGACAAAAAGAGACACTTGTCGCACAAATTCTCGCTCACTCAGGCGTCCGAGTTCAAATGGGTGGGAAGTTTGACTGGAACCCGGGCTCTTTTGGTTAGCACCCTCCGTCAAACGATCCTCCAACTCGAGAGTAGCATTCAGGCACCGTATATGCACACCAACTGGCCTCTTCTGCGCAAACCTTGGACCACGGCAGTGGGCGCATGCATAAATCCCAGAGATTTTGCACGAGCTCTGATTGTGTTACAGGCGTGCATTAAGTCGGTGGTGTTTGCCAGTGTATGGCACGATCAGCTCGGACATGTGAAGTTGCAAAGAGTAACGGCTCtcgaaagagaggagaagaagcGGCAGGATAAGAAAGACAAGAAGGAGAGAGAAGACGAGGAGGAACGAAACCGtttgtttaatttcgtcaaGTACACGTTAGGCTTGAAACATCAAGTGTGGAAACAGAAAGGGGAAGAGTACAGAATCCATGGACAAGGCGGTTGGCTGTGGGTGTCTGCTAGTCGCCGCTACAAACTCTCCGATATGACGAAGTTAGGTCTTCGGATGGGTCCGCAAAAGATCATGGTACAAATCAGAGATCAAGAGGGATTGAAGATATTAGCTCTGGATCCTCCCACGTACGAATTCTTGATCAAGGAGTACTGTCCATCGAAAAAGGAGGAAAACGTGGAAGTGAAAGTCAAGCAGGAGATCAAAGAAGAGGAGACCTCTAAGGATGCTATGGATACATCGGTAAAGCAAGAATGCAAAGCGGAAAATGTAAAGTCGGAACCGACTGAAAAGAATAACGCAGAGACGACCACAAAGTCGGATGACGCAGACTCTAAAACAGATTCGCAATCGGTTAAGCAggaaacaaaaatgaatttgtcAT TCTTAGCAGGTATAAAAATCGAGAAAGTTTTCACTCCAATCAAAGAATTCGAAGAAATCGACATCACCAAAGCGCTGACTACCAACGGAAGACTCCATTAtccaaaaattgcgaaaaagaTCAGGATCGACGATTTTCTAGCGCGTAGAACACACTTGAAGCTTTTGGAAGAAAGAAGATTATTACAGACT GAAAAATCAAAAGAACAGCAGAATCAACCTGCGAGTCAAAAGACTGAAGGAGAGTCTGAAGTCGACATTGAGAATAATGAAGAAAGCGATACGGACGGTGGCGAACATACTCTGCAAAGTATACTTACTGGAAAACAGCCTAGTAAAACGATATCCACGTCGGCCAGAGAGATGCTGGCTGTAATAGGGAAGCGTATTCAGCACGTCAAAGCACAGTATGCGAATATTATGAGACTCACCAAGAATAGTACTTGTTATTCACGGTATTGCAACATGACGACGCCGCCGGGGAAGATTGGCAGCACGACGCAGAGTCTAACGTCTACATGTTACTCTCCCATATGTCTCCAAAAGGCCAGATTAAAGCGTGATCTTATCACACTGTTGAGAAAGGCCAATGCTTTGAATAACAATCAATCGTCGACCGCTTTGGTGGTTAATACATCCGCGGCACAGGCGCAACAAAGTGGAATAAAGACGGAAGGAACTGACGAGAGCAAAGAAGCGATTAAAAAAGATTTGGAGTCAGCGGTGGCGTTGGCAACGCACTGCAAGGAAGAAACGCCAGCTACCAACGTGGTGAGAGATATAGCTTCACCCCCTGCCAAGAGAATTAAAGTTGAATCTAATCAGAAAGCAGACAACAATGGAAATTCAGAAAATGTAGACGTAGTGATGACTACAACGAGTAACGTAGTCACCACTACAACCGTAACCACAACGCAGCAGACTGTAAAGACTGTAGACGGTGTAGTGCAGAGTATGAAGGAAAACACGACTTCGAAAAATTCAGTTACATTTTCGTCCGAAGTGAAAACTAG CACGGGGCAGAAGACAACGATTGTCAATCGAAGAGGCAGAACCGTGCAGAGGAGTACAGTTGCCAAAGAATTGAATGCTGACGGCACAGAGAGAGTTTACAGTGCCGTTTCGACCGAGGGAAAGATTTACTTGAAGAAAGTCTCGATTTCATTAGCGGATAGGAAAAAGAAGCGTACCCCGGTCAAGTACCCGTTGTGTTCCACATTTTGCACAAAGAATAAGCATCGTAGTATATTACTGCTTCCGCAACACGAGTTACGAAAATTGGCTAGGGTCGGTGGACGAATGCCAGTTCAAGGATTCCATCATGTTGCTAAG GCTAACATGTCTGTATGGCCGTATCCGTGTCCTAGACCACTGTTCAAGACTTGTTGGTTGTACCGAACAGTGGGGATAAAATCACTATCAGCGGCAGCTCTACAATTAAGAATATTATGGGGATGTCTTCGATGGGACGACATGGCCGCGAAGCCATTGTCCACGGATGGCAAACATCAGATCACAACAGACACAGAAATCATGTCGTTAGAGATACTCAAGCACCGTCATGTTGGTCAATTTCTAGATAAAACACAGTACTTACGCAGGAAGGTTGTCATACCTTTGGAATTGCCGAAACAAGTCAGAG AGGTAACGTCTATAAGAAGCGGTcttagaaaaagaaaacgtcCAGAATCGCCGCAAAGCACCGAGCCACAAGTTACAGAGGAGTGGGTTGATGAGGATAAATTAGAATTGTGGGAAATTAAACAGTACGGCGACAG GTTAGAGAAGGCTAATGCCCAGATTATTACTAGGAGTCGATCGGGTCAGCCACAATCTGCAGGTGCTGGTTCGAACAGAAATTCAGGGTCCACTGTAGGGTTGGGTGATCAGCTTGTTAGCGGTAAAGCAACGCCGGAGGAGATCAAAGAGAAAATGGAACAACAATTGCGCATGCAGAGAGCTGCCCATCAGCAAAAGAGGGCTTTAGAGACGCTGAAGAGTCCGGCTAACTCTGCCACGGCCACGCAACTTGTTAAAGTCACTACTAACTCTGCTCATG ACGGCACGGTGAAATTGGTTTCGAAGGTAGCGATACCAGCGAATCCAAATAGCGGAACTAAATCACAACTAACTTCCCTTCTGACGACTCCTACACAAAACAAGACTTTCATCGGAACCAGGCGTATTTATATGACGAAAT CGGCTGATGGTACAACAAAAGTTGTTTCCGGGCCTACAAGCATTTTGCCGAAAACACAGTTGCAATCTGGAAATCAGCAGTCGCTGATCAAAGTTTCTGGCCAAGCAG CACCTGTGCAACAAATTCAACAGAAGGTACAGATTTTAAGAGGACCGGATGGGAAGCTGCAAGTTCGAGGTTTGATGCCTGGTCAGCAATTAGTTCAAATGCCGGATGGAAAGTTGCATGTGTTGAACACTGGTCAAGCGATTGCGACCACCCCCGCGCAATCTACTGCGAACAGTTCAACTACACAG ACGAAACCCGCTACCACAACGAGCGGAACCAAAGCGGCTGCAACACCCAACGCTACAGCTAGCAAGGCTAGTCCAGCTAAAGCAGCAGCGAATTCAACGCAACAACTGCAGGCAGCGCAGCAACCGCAACCGGGTGCGCAACGTCCAGCAACAACCGTGGCGATCGCGACACCAACGCAAGCAACCAAAAACGCTATTGTGGTGGCTAACACCGGGCAACTTGTCCAGGGTGCACAA GTTCTATCTTCTAGTGGCCAAGTGATCAGTGGTAATCAAATAGTAGTCACCAATGCGAATCTAGCTCAGCAACTTGCAACAGGCAAAGCTCAGTTAACGACAATCGGTGGCCATCAAGTAGTGATTCGTAGTACACCGACGGGCAATCAAATTGTGCATTTAAATTCAGCGAATAGTAGTATTATAGTTAAAAATACTGTCACACCGAATAAGCAACAAG TTCCTGCGTTACAAACTACTCAAACGACGACAGCAACGACAACAGGAACACAGTCCACCGAAACGACAAACACCACCGTCGGCAGCAATGCGACCACAAATGCAAGCGCGACGAACACGACCGCGTCCAATCAAGCCTCCACTGCTCCAGCACCTGGAAGCGTTGAGGCATCTTTGTTAGCTGGTCAACCACCTGGCACCGTCATTAAATGCGTCACAGCCCAAGTCATTCAAACCACTCAAGGGCCTCGCATAGTCTTACAGGGTTTACAGGGCGCAGACTTTACACCGCAGCAACTCGCCATGGTGCAGCAGCAGGTCAAACAACAACTGCTCAAAG CTCAAGCTACCACAGGAAAGCAAGGCGTACTAGGGCCTACGAAAATTTATTTGGCTGTTCAACCAGCACCGAACAGTCAGCAAGCTCTTCAGAGCTCTCAGAGCTCCACAACAGTGAATACTCCGGCCGCTCCGGCAACAAAGTCGCAGACTGCACAGCAATCAACTGTTTCACCTCCAGCTGCAACTG AACCGCAAACAGGAACAGAAAGCATTCCAGAGCTTCCAGCGACAACCGAGAAACCCAAAGTGGTTGTCCAACAAGTTGGACAGCCGAGTGTACCCGCTGACGAGGAGTCACAGAAAACAAGCGTGGCGAATGGTCAGCAACCATTGCAAACTATGAAAGAAGGAAGCGATTCTTCGGGCAATAAGTTTATTTTAACGCCTGACTATATCCAACAAA CTATTAAAAACGCCTTGAAACAAGAGAATCTGAATCCGGAGATAGAGGAGAAGCTATTGCAACTGCAACGATACCAAGAGAAACAAATGAAGGGGAGTGTCGAAAACTCGATAGCCACCAATCAAAGTCACACTACGCCTACGGTTACAACGCCGCGTGTTCCATCGCGCAAAAGACCAGCAACCTCTAACATTCCAACGACAactaccccgacgaacactcaaTCGTTAACGAACGACCAGGATGGAGAGTGGGAGACGCCTAGAAAGAAACTCGCGATAAAACAAGAGAATCGCGAAACACCAAA GGTACTAAAAGTCGAGACAACAGAGACCGAGTCGACGCCAAAAAATCGAGCAGCGAAGCTGAAAGACAGTCAGGAGTTAAGAAGAAAGCAACAAGTGCATTCCCGTATGCAGGTACTGCTGTTTAGACATAAAGAATTGCTTAAGAAGGATATCCTGAAGAAGAGAGCATTACTGGAGAAAGAATTGCAAATAGACATTCAA GACCTGTCAGCAGAGCTGGCATCAAGAACGAAAGCAGAAAGACACAAGCAGGACGAGGTCAAAGTAGGCAGTGCAAAGCGCAAAGCTAATGCTCAAGTGGCTCAACAAGTCAGCCCACCTAATAGAGGCGGAAGGCCAAGGAAGTATAAAGCGCAAGGGAGTAGCAACACGCCACCAGGTGCATCGACTGCATCTGCTACCAATAGAATTAAGAAAGAGAAGTTGTATTGCTTGTGCAGAACACCTTACGATGAGACGAA ATTCTACGTGGGATGCGATCTCTGTAACAATTGGTTCCACGGAGACTGTGTCGGCATCACAGAGGAAATGTGTAAAACCCTTTCCGAATTTGTTTGCACCGAGTGCAGACACGCGAGAGATACTCAAGAACTGTATTGCCTATGTAAACAGCCTTACGACGAATCTCA ATTTTATATATGCTGTGACAAATGTCAAGATTGGTTCCACGGTCGATGCGTTGGCATACTTCAATCGGAAGCAGAAAATATCGACGAATACGTTTGTCCGAATTGCCAGCGAAACTCTTCTGTTAATTTTGCCAACATGAAGAACCTGAATGCGAAAGACCTCGATCTCTTGAAGAAACTAATTAAACAAATACAG GCACACAAAAGCGCTTGGCCATTTATGGAACCCGTGGATCCAAACGAAGCTCCTGATTACTACAAAGTTATAAAAGAACCAATGG ACCTGCAAACAATAGAGTTGAGGATAAACGATAGATCATACAAGAAGCTAAGTGAATTCATCGGAGACATGACAAAGATATTCGACAACTGTCGTTATTACAATCCGAAAGAGTCGCCGTTCTTTAAGTGCGCGGAATCCTTAGAAACATATTTTGTCCATAAGATTAAGAGCTTGAGAGAAAAGTTTTCCGAAGGGAAATAA